In Equus przewalskii isolate Varuska chromosome 6, EquPr2, whole genome shotgun sequence, one DNA window encodes the following:
- the SLC25A23 gene encoding mitochondrial adenyl nucleotide antiporter SLC25A23 isoform X1 — protein sequence MRGGPGDAERRQRWSRLFEELDRNKDGRVDVHELRQGLARLGAGDPDRSAQQGISHEGDTDPDGGLDLEEFTRYLQEREQRLLLLFHSLDRNQDGHIDVSEIQQSFKALGISISLEQAEKILHSMDRDGTMTIDWQEWRDHFLLHPLENVEDVLYFWKHSTVLDIGECLTVPDEFSEQEKLSGMWWKQLVAGAVAGAVSRTGTAPLDRLKVFMQVHASKTNRLNILGGLRSMIREGGVRSLWRGNGINVLKIAPESAIKFMAYEQIKWAIRGQQETLHVQERFVAGSLAGATAQTIIYPMEVLKTRLTLRRTGQYKGLLDCARQILEHEGPRAFYRGYLPNVLGIIPYAGIDLAVYETLKNQWLQQYSHDSADPGILVLLACGTISSTCGQIASYPLALVRTRMQAQGPWDQFPEGEWLSQRIRLSQGCSTRKTVCNIHSYKQAIDMTSFTAAISALSITTYFHLIEPANIHFLVHIPISHFMMAGI from the exons ATGCGGGGGGGCCCGGGCGACGCGGAGCGGAGGCAGCGCTGGAGTCGCCTCTTCGAGGAGCTGGACAGGAACAAGGATGGCCGCGTGGACGTGCACGAGTTGCGCCAGGGACTGGCCCGGCTGGGCGCGGGCGACCCGGACCGCAGCGCCCAACAG GGCATCTCCCATGAGGGCGACACTGACCCCGATGGTGGGCTTGACCTGGAGGAGTTTACCCGCTACCTGCAGGAGCGAGAGCAGCGTCTGCTGCTTCTTTTCCACAGTCTGGACCGGAATCAGGACG GTCATATCGATGTCTCTGAGATCCAGCAGAGTTTCAAAGCTCTGGGCATTTCCATCTCGCTGGAGCAGGCGGAGAAAATTCTGCACAG CATGGACCGTGACGGCACCATGACCATCGACTGGCAAGAGTGGCGAGACCACTTCCTGTTGCATCCGCTGGAGAACGTGGAGGACGTGCTCTATTTCTGGAAGCATTCCACG GTCCTGGACATTGGCGAGTGCCTGACTGTCCCCGACGAGTTCTCAGAGCAGGAGAAGCTGAGCGGCATGTGGTGGAAGCAGCTGGTGGCGGGCGCGGTGGCGGGCGCTGTGTCTCGGACAGGCACCGCCCCTCTGGACCGCCTCAAGGTCTTCATGCAG GTCCACGCCTCCAAGACCAACCGGCTGAATATCTTGGGGGGCCTACGGAGCATGATCCGAGAAGGGGGCGTGCGTTCCCTGTGGCGTGGCAACGGGATCAACGTGCTCAAGATTGCCCCTGAGTCGGCTATCAAGTTCATGGCCTATGAGCAG ATCAAGTGGGCCATCCGGGGACAGCAGGAGACGCTGCACGTGCAGGAGCGCTTTGTGGCTGGCTCCCTGGCTGGCGCCACGGCCCAAACCATCATTTACCCCATGGAG GTGCTGAAGACACGGCTGACCCTTCGCCGGACGGGCCAGTACAAGGGGCTTCTGGACTGTGCGCGGCAGATCCTGGAGCACGAAGGGCCCCGCGCCTTCTACCGTGGATACCTGCCCAACGTGCTGGGCATCATACCCTACGCGGGCATCGACCTGGCCGTCTACGAG ACCCTGAAGAACCAATGGCTTCAGCAGTACAGCCACGACTCGGCAGACCCGGGCATCCTCGTGCTCCTGGCCTGCGGCACCATCTCCAGCACCTGTGGCCAGATAGCCAGTTACCCCCTGGCCCTGGTCCGGACCCGCATGCAGGCCCAAG GTCCTTGGGATCAATTCCCAGAAGGGGAATGGCTGAGTCAAAGGATACGACTATCTCAGGGTTGCAGCACCAGAAAAACTGTGTGCAATATACACAGCTACAAACAAGCAATTGACATGACCAGTTTTACTGCAGCCATATCAGCACTGAGCATTACCACTTACTTTCATTTAATAGAGCCAGCGAACATCCATTTTCTTGTCCACATTCCTATATCCCATTTCATGATGGCTGGGATCTAG
- the SLC25A23 gene encoding mitochondrial adenyl nucleotide antiporter SLC25A23 isoform X2, whose product MRGGPGDAERRQRWSRLFEELDRNKDGRVDVHELRQGLARLGAGDPDRSAQQGISHEGDTDPDGGLDLEEFTRYLQEREQRLLLLFHSLDRNQDGHIDVSEIQQSFKALGISISLEQAEKILHSMDRDGTMTIDWQEWRDHFLLHPLENVEDVLYFWKHSTVLDIGECLTVPDEFSEQEKLSGMWWKQLVAGAVAGAVSRTGTAPLDRLKVFMQVHASKTNRLNILGGLRSMIREGGVRSLWRGNGINVLKIAPESAIKFMAYEQIKWAIRGQQETLHVQERFVAGSLAGATAQTIIYPMEVLKTRLTLRRTGQYKGLLDCARQILEHEGPRAFYRGYLPNVLGIIPYAGIDLAVYETLKNQWLQQYSHDSADPGILVLLACGTISSTCGQIASYPLALVRTRMQAQASVEGGPQLSMLGLLHHILSQEGVRGLYRGIAPNFMKVIPAVSISYVVYENMKQALGVTSR is encoded by the exons ATGCGGGGGGGCCCGGGCGACGCGGAGCGGAGGCAGCGCTGGAGTCGCCTCTTCGAGGAGCTGGACAGGAACAAGGATGGCCGCGTGGACGTGCACGAGTTGCGCCAGGGACTGGCCCGGCTGGGCGCGGGCGACCCGGACCGCAGCGCCCAACAG GGCATCTCCCATGAGGGCGACACTGACCCCGATGGTGGGCTTGACCTGGAGGAGTTTACCCGCTACCTGCAGGAGCGAGAGCAGCGTCTGCTGCTTCTTTTCCACAGTCTGGACCGGAATCAGGACG GTCATATCGATGTCTCTGAGATCCAGCAGAGTTTCAAAGCTCTGGGCATTTCCATCTCGCTGGAGCAGGCGGAGAAAATTCTGCACAG CATGGACCGTGACGGCACCATGACCATCGACTGGCAAGAGTGGCGAGACCACTTCCTGTTGCATCCGCTGGAGAACGTGGAGGACGTGCTCTATTTCTGGAAGCATTCCACG GTCCTGGACATTGGCGAGTGCCTGACTGTCCCCGACGAGTTCTCAGAGCAGGAGAAGCTGAGCGGCATGTGGTGGAAGCAGCTGGTGGCGGGCGCGGTGGCGGGCGCTGTGTCTCGGACAGGCACCGCCCCTCTGGACCGCCTCAAGGTCTTCATGCAG GTCCACGCCTCCAAGACCAACCGGCTGAATATCTTGGGGGGCCTACGGAGCATGATCCGAGAAGGGGGCGTGCGTTCCCTGTGGCGTGGCAACGGGATCAACGTGCTCAAGATTGCCCCTGAGTCGGCTATCAAGTTCATGGCCTATGAGCAG ATCAAGTGGGCCATCCGGGGACAGCAGGAGACGCTGCACGTGCAGGAGCGCTTTGTGGCTGGCTCCCTGGCTGGCGCCACGGCCCAAACCATCATTTACCCCATGGAG GTGCTGAAGACACGGCTGACCCTTCGCCGGACGGGCCAGTACAAGGGGCTTCTGGACTGTGCGCGGCAGATCCTGGAGCACGAAGGGCCCCGCGCCTTCTACCGTGGATACCTGCCCAACGTGCTGGGCATCATACCCTACGCGGGCATCGACCTGGCCGTCTACGAG ACCCTGAAGAACCAATGGCTTCAGCAGTACAGCCACGACTCGGCAGACCCGGGCATCCTCGTGCTCCTGGCCTGCGGCACCATCTCCAGCACCTGTGGCCAGATAGCCAGTTACCCCCTGGCCCTGGTCCGGACCCGCATGCAGGCCCAAG cctccgTCGAGGGCGGCCCCCAGCTCTCCATGCTGGGTCTACTCCATCACATCCTGTCCCAGGAGGGCGTGCGGGGCCTCTACCGGGGCATTGCCCCCAACTTCATGAAGGTTATCCCAGCTGTGAGCATCTCCTATGTAGTCTACGAGAACATGAAGCAGGCCCTGGGGGTCACGTCCAGGTGA
- the SLC25A23 gene encoding mitochondrial adenyl nucleotide antiporter SLC25A23 isoform X3, producing the protein MRGGPGDAERRQRWSRLFEELDRNKDGRVDVHELRQGLARLGAGDPDRSAQQGISHEGDTDPDGGLDLEEFTRYLQEREQRLLLLFHSLDRNQDGHIDVSEIQQSFKALGISISLEQAEKILHSMDRDGTMTIDWQEWRDHFLLHPLENVEDVLYFWKHSTVLDIGECLTVPDEFSEQEKLSGMWWKQLVAGAVAGAVSRTGTAPLDRLKVFMQVHASKTNRLNILGGLRSMIREGGVRSLWRGNGINVLKIAPESAIKFMAYEQIKWAIRGQQETLHVQERFVAGSLAGATAQTIIYPMEVLKTRLTLRRTGQYKGLLDCARQILEHEGPRAFYRGYLPNVLGIIPYAGIDLAVYETLKNQWLQQYSHDSADPGILVLLACGTISSTCGQIASYPLALVRTRMQAQGEQRQRVLEELPSNLS; encoded by the exons ATGCGGGGGGGCCCGGGCGACGCGGAGCGGAGGCAGCGCTGGAGTCGCCTCTTCGAGGAGCTGGACAGGAACAAGGATGGCCGCGTGGACGTGCACGAGTTGCGCCAGGGACTGGCCCGGCTGGGCGCGGGCGACCCGGACCGCAGCGCCCAACAG GGCATCTCCCATGAGGGCGACACTGACCCCGATGGTGGGCTTGACCTGGAGGAGTTTACCCGCTACCTGCAGGAGCGAGAGCAGCGTCTGCTGCTTCTTTTCCACAGTCTGGACCGGAATCAGGACG GTCATATCGATGTCTCTGAGATCCAGCAGAGTTTCAAAGCTCTGGGCATTTCCATCTCGCTGGAGCAGGCGGAGAAAATTCTGCACAG CATGGACCGTGACGGCACCATGACCATCGACTGGCAAGAGTGGCGAGACCACTTCCTGTTGCATCCGCTGGAGAACGTGGAGGACGTGCTCTATTTCTGGAAGCATTCCACG GTCCTGGACATTGGCGAGTGCCTGACTGTCCCCGACGAGTTCTCAGAGCAGGAGAAGCTGAGCGGCATGTGGTGGAAGCAGCTGGTGGCGGGCGCGGTGGCGGGCGCTGTGTCTCGGACAGGCACCGCCCCTCTGGACCGCCTCAAGGTCTTCATGCAG GTCCACGCCTCCAAGACCAACCGGCTGAATATCTTGGGGGGCCTACGGAGCATGATCCGAGAAGGGGGCGTGCGTTCCCTGTGGCGTGGCAACGGGATCAACGTGCTCAAGATTGCCCCTGAGTCGGCTATCAAGTTCATGGCCTATGAGCAG ATCAAGTGGGCCATCCGGGGACAGCAGGAGACGCTGCACGTGCAGGAGCGCTTTGTGGCTGGCTCCCTGGCTGGCGCCACGGCCCAAACCATCATTTACCCCATGGAG GTGCTGAAGACACGGCTGACCCTTCGCCGGACGGGCCAGTACAAGGGGCTTCTGGACTGTGCGCGGCAGATCCTGGAGCACGAAGGGCCCCGCGCCTTCTACCGTGGATACCTGCCCAACGTGCTGGGCATCATACCCTACGCGGGCATCGACCTGGCCGTCTACGAG ACCCTGAAGAACCAATGGCTTCAGCAGTACAGCCACGACTCGGCAGACCCGGGCATCCTCGTGCTCCTGGCCTGCGGCACCATCTCCAGCACCTGTGGCCAGATAGCCAGTTACCCCCTGGCCCTGGTCCGGACCCGCATGCAGGCCCAAG GAGAACAGAGGCAGCGGGTGCTGGAGGAGCTCCCCAGCAATCTTAGCTGA
- the CRB3 gene encoding protein crumbs homolog 3 — MPPARRPGLGLLLALGLPLLPARWGQVWGQMSSSTTSNGTTTTPDPDPGSNRALSQGAITAIIVVFSLLAVLLLAVGLVLLVRKLREKRQTEGTYRPSSEEQFSHAAEARAAQDSKETVRGCLPI; from the exons ATGCCACCAGCCCGTCGCCCCGGCCTGGGGCTGCTCCTGGCGCTCGGCCTGCCGCTGCTGCCGGCCCGCTGGGGCCAGGTCTGGGGGCAAA TGTCGAGCTCCACTACAAGTAACGGCACCACTACGACCCCCGACCCTGACCCTGGCTCCAATAGGGCCCTG TCTCAGGGGGCCATCACTGCTATCATCGTGGTCTTCTCCCTCCTGGCCGTCCTGCTCCTGGCAGTGGGGCTGGTCCTGCTGGTGCGGAAACTGCGGGAGAAACGGCAGACAGAGGGCACCTACCGGCCCAGCAGTGAGGAGCAG ttctCCCACGCAGCCGAGGCCCGGGCTGCCCAGGACTCCAAGGAGACGGTGCGGGGCTGCCTGCCCATCTAG